Genomic DNA from Bacillota bacterium:
ATATGAAGGACAACGGCTACCCCATCGCCGAGGATTTCTGTGAACACACGCGCGTGATAAACGAGGAGGTCTGCCACAGGGCAGGTTATAAGGCCTCCTGCTCCTATAATCAGGAGGCCGGAAGCTGTGTCCAAAGATTCTGGAAGCAGGAGGAATAAGTCCCGTTTAAGCTTCCCTCCAATGTTTGAGGACAGGTACCTTGGTATGTGAATGGTGGTGTATGAGATATGATTTCGTGTACGGAGTTCATTCTCGCCTACAACGAGATCTTTAAGTTCCTCAAGGAACTGGGCGGCCAGCCGGCATTGGATGACTTCTGGCGTAACATTTCCCAGAAATACCTTCTAAACCTCGAGGAACTCGTTTCCCGTGATGGGATAAGGGGGATGGAGGCCTACTGGAGGCATACCCTCGAGGAGGAAGCGGCTGATTATGAGATGACTGTCACGGATGATACCTTCCTCATCGATATGAAACAATGTCCTTCCGTGGACCTTCTGAACAGAAGCGGCGTTGAGAAGTGCGACTCCTACTGCGCCCACTGCGAGGCCCTCTATGAGCCCATAATCGAGAGATATGGTTACAGCTTCAGGATGGAGCTCCTAGACCCAGATAAGGGCGTCTGCAGGCTCATAGTCAGACGTAACAGGAGTTAGGGCTTTCTTTCATAGACACGTCATGGCAGAGGTGAAGAAAGATGCTTAAACTTGGGGGTGTAATCCCGCCCATGGTGACCCCCCTGGACCGTAATGGGAAGGTGGACGAGGCTTCTACCAGGAGGCTTGTGGATTTCATTCTGAACGCCGGGGCGGACGGGTTATTTCTTCTAGGGACCATGGGAGAGGGTATGGCACTCCAGAACTCGGAGAAGACCCGGCTTGTGGAGATTGTCCTGGATGAGGTGAGGGGGAGGTGCCCTGTGCTCGCCGGGGCGGGGGATATCTCATTCCCGAGGGCTCTCGAGAATAGCTTCAAGTTACAGGAACTTGGGGTTGACGCTGTAGTCCCGATGCAACCCTCGTTTTTCAGAGGGCTTTCCGGGGCGGAGATTGAAGGCTACTTCGTGGGGATCGCTGAAAGGCTTGATATCCCGGTGGTCATCTACAACAATCCTGGACTTGCCGGGAATACGATACCCCTTGAGACCCTGGCGCGGCTTTGCTCCCATCCGAAGATCATAGGGACCAAGGACTCCACGGGAGACTTCGCGTATTTCGTCGAAAGCCTTTTGATTAAGGCCCGTTGTAACAAGCCCTTCAGCGTGCTTCAGGGAAACGAGTGGAGCATAGCTCCTTCAGTCCTATGTGGAGCCGATGGGGTCGTCCCGGGGATAGGGTCGCTTGCTGGGAAGCTCGTGAAGCGGATCTACGAGGAAGCCAGGCTCGGGCATCCCAATGAGGCGATGGAATTGCAATTCACCTTAATGGAGCTCTTTCACGGAATCTATGGGAGTGACAGGAGCGACTGGCTCCGGGGCCATAAGGAAGCCCTCGCATACCTCGGGATAATAAGCAGCCCGACCACCCTCCCCTTCAGGCCCATGAGCGAAGAGGGAAAGGCACGGGTGAGGAGTTGCGTGGATAGGCTGAAGGACTATCTTCTTTAACAGGCATTGATTCTTGAGATCTCAGGTGGTGGCTGGGGATGCTCAGGCGTTTAAGGAAGGATAACCTCTACGAGCGTGTGGCTGAGGAGATAAAGACATATATCATAAACAATAACCTCAACCCAGGTGACCGCCTGCCTCCGGAGCGGGAACTCGCGGAGATCCTGGGCGTAAGTCGTACCTCGATCCGGGAAGGGATAAAGCTCCTTCAGACCTTTCAACTAGTACGCGTGAGGCCCAAGGAAGGGATAACGGTAAAGCGGCTGGAGTTAGGGCCCCTGATTGAACAGGTTTCCTTTCGCCTGTTGCAGGATAAACCGAAGTTCCGCGAGCTTGTGGAGGCCCGTAGGATCATCGAGATGGACATCTTGAAGCTTGCTGTGGAGCGTGCGACCGCTGATGACCTTGCTGCCATGGCCCGAAGCACGGAGCGGATGAAGAAGAAGGCAAAAAGGCTCGAAAGTTACCTCGATGAGGAGCTCGCCTTCCATGAGGCTATCTTAAGGGCGGCGAAGAATCAGGTCCTCGTGGGCTTTAGGGGGGTACTCTCCGAATTCTTCAAAGCCCTGCCTGAGCTAGACCTTGATTTCGGTGACAGGTTTGAGCTCACGCTTGAGGAGCACCTCGAGATCTACCAGGCGATATGCGAGAGGGACCAGGCCAGGGCGCTTAGAGTCATGGAAAGACACCTTGCGCGTTACGGGGGGATATTGGGACGTCTGCCAGAGGCGGGTGGAGAATCCGTTTTGCTGGGGGGTGGGAGTTCCAAGGACATAAAGGCTTAGTGCCACGGAATCTAATGGATACCTGGGTAGCTGAGATGTAGCTAAAAGGGAGGCGGTTCATGATGATGGGTTTCAAAAGGTCCTCTATGGCCATCATTCTAGCCATCGGTCTGATTTTCGCGTTGACCCCGAGCACGGCCCTTGCAGGCCAGGGCTACCGTGAGGCCCCGATGCTTTCAGAGCTCGTAAAGCAGGGGAAGCTTCCTCCGGTGGAGAAGCGACTTCCGGAGAAACCCGCGGTTGTAAAACCTGTTGAAGAGGTCGGCCAGTATGGCGGCGTCTGGCGGAGATACCACATTGGCGCAGGCATCGGGACGATAGTCTTTAATATGCTGGTCTATGACCCCATTGTCCGCTGGGGGTTAGACGGCGTGAGCGTCGAACCTAACTTGGCCGAAAGCTGGGAGTTCTCACGAGACGCGAAGAGCCTTGTGCTTAGGCTCCGTAAGGGGGTGAAATGGTCGGATGGCCAGCCCTTTACTGCCGACGATATAGCCTTCTGGTACAGGGATATAATCCTGAACAAGGAGATTACCCCTCAGATCCCCTCCTGGATGATCTTAGGCGGTGAGGTCATGAAGATCGAAAAGCTGAATGATTATGCGGTGAAGCTCGAATTCGCCAAGCCGTATCCTCTAATCCTGGAGAACCTCGCAACCTACGGAGTGATCTTCGCCCCCAAGCACTACCTGAAGCAGTTCCACCCGAATTACGTTTCGGTTGAGAAGCTCTCAGAGAAGGCCAAAGCCGAAGGATTTCAGGGCTGGTGGCAGCTTTTCATGGCCAAGAACGATATGTTCACCACCCCTGAGCGGCCGACGATCTTCGCCTGGCAGCTCAAAAACGCCTGGGGAGCCAACAAGGTGACGGCCGAAAGGAACCCCTACTACTGGAAGGTTGATACAGCCGGAAACCAGCTCCCCTACATCGATAGGATAAGCATGGATTACGTTCAGAATTGGGATCTGGCCATGCTCAAGGCCATGTCTGGTGAGGCCGAGATGCAGGAAGTCGGCCACAGGCTCGGAGACTATAC
This window encodes:
- a CDS encoding FadR family transcriptional regulator, producing MLRRLRKDNLYERVAEEIKTYIINNNLNPGDRLPPERELAEILGVSRTSIREGIKLLQTFQLVRVRPKEGITVKRLELGPLIEQVSFRLLQDKPKFRELVEARRIIEMDILKLAVERATADDLAAMARSTERMKKKAKRLESYLDEELAFHEAILRAAKNQVLVGFRGVLSEFFKALPELDLDFGDRFELTLEEHLEIYQAICERDQARALRVMERHLARYGGILGRLPEAGGESVLLGGGSSKDIKA
- a CDS encoding ABC transporter substrate-binding protein — its product is MMGFKRSSMAIILAIGLIFALTPSTALAGQGYREAPMLSELVKQGKLPPVEKRLPEKPAVVKPVEEVGQYGGVWRRYHIGAGIGTIVFNMLVYDPIVRWGLDGVSVEPNLAESWEFSRDAKSLVLRLRKGVKWSDGQPFTADDIAFWYRDIILNKEITPQIPSWMILGGEVMKIEKLNDYAVKLEFAKPYPLILENLATYGVIFAPKHYLKQFHPNYVSVEKLSEKAKAEGFQGWWQLFMAKNDMFTTPERPTIFAWQLKNAWGANKVTAERNPYYWKVDTAGNQLPYIDRISMDYVQNWDLAMLKAMSGEAEMQEVGHRLGDYTLYMENAKKGGYRVITWPGTYPGEPTMMLNQTHKDPVLRKIFRDVRFRRALSLAIDREAINEIVYLGICEPCTPTITPESPFYDEKFARAYAQYDPKEAGRILDEMGLKWDANKKWRLRPDGKPLSITILARHPLEWIDVAEMVKDYWEKVGVKTEVQTVEATLWNTRVNANEFDVVTQGFSTHPLLVGPSAFTMTGWTAWASEWARWYASEGKAGEKPEGDAMKVIELWEAYKSTPDPKERIKLGKAIMELHAKNLWIIGAGGGRRPYIFLVKNNFRNFPEKAVMDAVRSIGYTYPEQYFIKQD
- a CDS encoding dihydrodipicolinate synthase family protein → MLKLGGVIPPMVTPLDRNGKVDEASTRRLVDFILNAGADGLFLLGTMGEGMALQNSEKTRLVEIVLDEVRGRCPVLAGAGDISFPRALENSFKLQELGVDAVVPMQPSFFRGLSGAEIEGYFVGIAERLDIPVVIYNNPGLAGNTIPLETLARLCSHPKIIGTKDSTGDFAYFVESLLIKARCNKPFSVLQGNEWSIAPSVLCGADGVVPGIGSLAGKLVKRIYEEARLGHPNEAMELQFTLMELFHGIYGSDRSDWLRGHKEALAYLGIISSPTTLPFRPMSEEGKARVRSCVDRLKDYLL